Genomic segment of Geminocystis herdmanii PCC 6308:
TTTTTAATGCTGTAATGGGGGTTGATATTTGTCTTTCACCCCCTGATTTTTTCGGAATAGTAAAGGTTTTATAACGTTTTTGGGAGTCAACTAAATAAAGATGATAAACTAACCTTTTATGAGGAATATTTAAGAGTTTAGCAACATCTAAAGGGGTTTTTAATTCATAAAATTTTTTGCTTAATTCTTCGGGAGAATCTTGGAGTAATAACGGATTTTGGTTGTGCAGATGAGGAAAAATAAGTTGCCATTGAGGAAGATTTATCGTCATTATTACTCTTGAATTAACAATAAAAACTTGTGATTGAAAAGAAAACTAAAAATCACTTGCAGGTTGTATTCTACCTTATCCATATATACGTTTATATATGTAAAATATCGTTGAAACAAAAAACGTTTCAATAACATTCTCGTAAAGCTAACTTTGAAATACACCATCGCAGTATCTACAATGGAAATCAATATCTTACCCTACAAGTGATTTATTTAGTTTTAACTATTAATTAGTTTATCTTACTTTCTCAAGAAAATCAGTGATTTGATGCTAATGAGGAAATCTTAATTTCTTTAGAAAATTAATAGACATCGGGGATAAATCGGGCTAGAAGCCCGAAATACGGTGCAAAAATCATAATTTTTACCAGAAGTCTAATCTAAATAAATAATTTTTCCATCGATAATGTCAATTACTCTTAAATCCTGTAATGCTATCCATTGCCAACTTGTGAATAATTTATAAAACTGTTGCCAATCTAAATATATTTTTTCTTCTTTTTCTGTAGCATATGGTTTAACCATATCTAAGGTTTTTTTTGCCTCCTCTAAATCGGGATGAATGCGACTTGCGGTAAATTCAACTAAGGATAAATAGTCTTGCCACGATTTTTTTCTGGTGGTGTTAATATACCAACAACCAATCATAATATAGTCCTGAAATTCATCTATGATGGTGAACAAAGGTTCTCTAACATAGTATCCCTCTTTTGAATCTTCACACTTGAGCATAATACAACTTAAATCCGTCTTGGGATGAAAAATATCATTTTCTTCATCTTTCCATTCGGGAAATGAAATCAAAACTATTCTATGATCTGATAAATAATTAACAGTGGGTTTAGGATATAGCCAACGTGCCAAATCTTTGAGATGATTAATCATTCTTTATTTTTGTAGATATTAATTTTGTGAGATGGAAAATAAAATTTTTACCTTAAAAGTTCGATCGAAAAGTGGTTAGGCTCGATCGAACCTTGTGATTACCTAAGAATCTTTTTATTTTCAATTCTTGTATTTGACGATTAGCTTCTTTTTGAGCTAATAACCCACACTTATCAATACTAGCGGTGGATAGGAGATGAAGGAATTGAGGGCGATTAAAATTAGCCATAAACGCGCCATAAGCACAAATAGCTTCGGGATATTGAGTTACTAAACCGTAGTTTAAATCACGAGGTATCTGAGGAATATATTTTTCCCAACGAAATTCATCTACTGTTAACCATGCAGTAATAGCGATGGGCGCAATAACTCGATGAATGTCAGATTCCATCAAAGACAGTAAAACAGGGCGATTATCTTGAGGAGAAACGAGGTAGTCTCGCTGACTAATTTCCAAAATTTGCTCGACAATTTCTGAGCCTTGAGCTAATAAACGAAAATAGCTAGAGACAAAATCAGGAATAGCATAGTAACGACACCAGCCTTTTTGATGTAAAGGAGGGAAAGTCACGGCTGTTTCTGTGGCTAAAAACCAGTGGGCTTGATTGTGCAAAATTTTCTCACGGTAATAATTTCGTAGGGTGATAGGCGGATATTGTTCTAAATAGCTTTTTTGGCTCATTTTGTTACCCAATTTATTTTGCGACTCTACTACTTTAATTCAAAGATTAAGAGTTTAGTTGATCTTTGATGCTAATGACGAATTAAGTGTTTAAGGATTTTTACTATTATAATTAAAGATATTCTCTAGTTAACTCTTAAGAAACGATGGAAACAATTACCATTGAAGTTGATCCTGAAATTGCCAAGGCTTACCGAGAAATCAAACCTGAAAAACGGCAGAAAATTGGTATGTTTCTCAATGTAATGCTAAAAAAAGGCTATTAATCAAAAACCACTGCTAGACATTATGGAAGAAGCAAGTCAACAAGCGATCTCCAATGGAATGACTCCAGAAATTTTAGAATCAATTCTCAATGAAAATTTTATCAGAACTAATTGATGTATTGAGTCGTCAAAAATTCGATCGTTATCTTTCCAGAGATATTCGTGAGGATTTTCTAGCTGGTTTATCTGTAGAAGCAGAAATTATAGAAATTAATGAAAAAATAGAGATTTGTCGAGATTCCAACGATAATAAATTTTTAGAGTTAGCAGTTAATGGAAATGCAACGCATATTATAACGGGGGATAAAGACTTGTTAGAATTGCATCCGTTTCAAGGTATTCCTGTTTTAACACCAAGACAATTTTTACAATTTATTGCAGAAATCAACTAATAAAAAATTCGATCAAGCGAACAGAAGTACGAGTATTTTCAATAATGGTTTCACTGTTAAGAATTGATGAATCAGAAAGAATATAACGATGTTGTGTTGATTGTAGTGTTCTTGTTAAAAGATTAATTTAATTTTTAGGTTAACATTTTGAATGCTATAATTTGGTTACATAATTTAATATTTTCAGAATTAAAAACTTATGTTTGCTCAGATAAATGATTCTCAAGGAAAATTCATTACAAACTTATATTGGAAAGTGATAACCAAAGATAGTGCTTCGATTTCAGATTGCTTTATTGATGACAATAAAAACATTTACTTTGAAAGAGAACATTGTGAATTTATTGATGGAATAGCAATTATAAATTTAATTAAAGATAAAGCCAAAACATTTTATAATTTAGCTGACATTCAAATTTCTTTGGGAAGAACTAAAAACTAATAAAATTTAACTATTGAATCACTATATCGAACAGCATCTAGTATTTCTTGCATAGTGAAATAAAGGTAATAAAAAACAGGAGTTTTATTAATATCAATAGTTCCAAAAGGACGCAAATTAGTATCACTATTGATAGGAGTACATTTTTTGTCAAAAGTGACTCCCCATTTTACTATTTTTTTTAATCTTTTCTCGTTATCTCGCTCCCATAAGCCTAAAAATAACTGTTCATAAAAATAAGTAATATCTATTGTTTGAAATTCCAAGTCTGTAATGGATTTAGATGTAGTTATAAAACTTTGACTAACTATAATGTTAATATCTAATTTCTTAAAAAATTTATCAGCTTCATTGCTTATATAGTTATTCACAGTCTCTCGATTTTTTTCAGAGTCAAATGAAATCAAAGGCATATATTGGCTATAAAAATCTGAAGATTCTACAATATAACCACAAAAATTGATACTATTTTTCATAAATTTTCTTCAATGTAAGATTTTTGAATTATACTAAAGTTAGTATGATATATTTTTATTCCTTCTGTTATTTTAATTTCCCCCACCTCAAATAATAAATTATTATTTGTTATATAATATGGAATAAGAAAAGCGTTATCTTCGACAATCATTTTAGGAATTGATTGTAAAGCTAATTCGTAAGTCATTTGTTTGATTAAATCAATTCTATACTTTTTGGCTGTATTACATAAGTTTTTATGACAATTATTTTCATAAAATTCTATATCTACATATTTATAATCATAAATTTTGATCCGATCTAAATTTTTCAAAACTAAATCAGGTCGCAGAAAACGTCTTAATAATTTTCCTTGTTTTATAGTGTTTAAATTATTTGTATTGTCTAAAATTTTTAAACTCAAATCATATTCTATACATAATAAATCCTGCCATGTATCTTTGTTATTTGAAGATTTAACTGTATAAATCCAAATAAGATTATTTTCATCTTTGTTAGAAAGACAATAGTTTCCTACTCGATTCACATCTAAATCTTTTCTGACTTCATTCCGATAGTTTTTTAGACATATATCAGCATCAGCATAAACAATATCTTGAAAACTCTTTTTAAAAAAATATGTATTACACATATCTTCCCACACAAAAGAAAATCCTTTTACTCCCCAATATTCTCCATCTTCACTTTGAGGATCTATATCACCATATAAAAATAGTTCTATTGCTTCATATATTTCCCAATAATCATTATCTTTATAATAAGTATTTTCATCAATAATTTCTAATATTGTTTTGAGAATTTTAATGGTTTCCGCAGATGTTTCTTCACTAAAAATAGATTGATTATCTGTTAGATAATTATTTTTAAATTGTTCACCTAAAAAATGAATATCTTTAAGATTATTTTTTATATTTTCTGATACATCTTCTTGTAATTCTTTTATAATTTCACTAAGAATATAACAAAAAAAGGTAACAATATCAGTACTTTGGTAATGTAAAGTAGGACTGGGTAAATCCATTTTATCAATAAAAATTACATCATCATCTAAATAAATTGCCCTATGCAAATATTTGTCAATACAGCTATAGTTAACTTTGTCTGTTCGTCTTTCTTTTTGTAATATTGACTGAATAGCAAGTGGGTCATAAGCATTTAAGACTTGTTCAATCATTCTTATTTTACTGTAAATAATACAAGATTCTTCTTGCTCATTAATAAGAGTAACTCCATTTTTTCCTAAAATGGTTTCATCTTGATTCTTTTGATATTCTGATTGATTTAATTTAAACTTTTCGTTATTAATATTGTCTTTTTCAAATTTACGAAAAGTTCGATAAAGAGAAAAAAATAAATTTTTAATACATTCAAAATTATCTTCAGGAAAATCATCAAATCCGAGAGGAAGACAAAATTCAAATTGTCCTGTTAATGTATATCTGCGAATACCTACAAAGTTATCTTGATTATTTTTGTTGATAATCAAATTAGAAAAATTAAACATTATTTACTTGTTAAAATACTATGACGTATTCTGGAATCTTGCTTAATATTTAACTCATACTTAAGCTGTATTTTTTTGAGGAAATTATTATGTTGTCTAGTAAAGTCACCAAAAGTTATTAAATCTTCAGAATCAATATCTAATAAACGTATTAAAGGTTTTTTGTCCCTATTAAAGACACTATCCCATAAAAAAAACATTAATTTATTTCTTATTAACTCTGAAGAAATAGGGCGTTCTTTTATAAAAAAATACCCTATTTGCTTATCTTCGATGCCTCTGATAGATTGATGATGATCCTTAATAAATTGATTTATTCCTTTAACTAATTCTTTCCATTCTAGTTCTGTTAAATAGCCATATTCATCGTCATTAGCACTTCCATATTTAGGTTTTGGCATTTGACAGTCATCATTCCAATCAATAAATTCCCAATCCCATCTTCTTTTAAAGGCACTATCCATAAAATAAATAGAGTTGTCTGAAGTATTCATGGTTGCTAGTATTGACAAGTTAGGAGGGATTTTGATAATTCTTTCAACAAGATTAAATTGAAGAAAGTTGATTTTTTTTTGCAGACTCTCAAGGTTTTTGACGGCTTCTGAAGTATAGGGTGGCAAATGATACCCTTCTAAATTACCTTTATTGTCATAGGATAATTTAACCCCAATTAATTCTAATAACGTTAAAAACTCAATTTCGGTAATATTAAGTTCATAGCTAGACCAACCATCTTTATCTCTATCTAAAAGTTGAAATACAGTGCCAAATATGGCAGAAGAATTACCTCTATTTATCTCATCTATTACCAATACAACATTTTTTATATCTGAGAGCTTTTCCCCGTGTTTATTATGAGCTTCCAAAAAATTTTTATAAGCTCTTGACAATGCTTTTAGGAAATGACCTTCATAATATCTATATTCAACCTTATCACCTCGTGTAAGGGGAACAAGTTTACCCATAAAATCACCATAAGTATATTCAGGATGAAATACTGTTTTGATTATATTTTCTGGGGTTTCGCTTTTTTGAATATTTAATTCTTTAGGAATAATCAGATTATCTATACTCATCAAGGTTATAATCTGATGTTGCAAAATGTATAGTTGCCTCTTGCCTACTTGCCTTTTGCCTACCTTCACCAAACTCAAATTATGCCCTCGCCAAGTATATTTTGTAACTTTTGCCAGTGCCTGGACTTCCAAAGAGAATTTTTTGAATTGGGCTTTTGTTCATTTTTGACTTTTGATAAATAACAAAAAATAATACTATAAAATACTAAAATAAAGAAAAATTAATGCTCCAACGCTTTTAAACGTAATTCAGCTTCGTTCATAACTTTTTCCAAATTTGATAGTATTTCACCATCATAATTTTCAAGAATTTTAGTAGATAGAGCAATTTGGGCTTTATCTTCATTTATATCATCAATAACTGCCTTGACTTCTAATCCTTGTTTAAATATTAGGTTTAAATCTTTTATATAATCGTTACTAACGTTTGTTATATGAAGTAATCCAGTTGTTTGTTTTCCAATATCAATGAAAACACCATAAGGTTTAATTCCAGCCACTTTCCCTGTTACTAACTGACCTTTCTGGAGTTTACTAAATTCTTCTAATTTTTTAAAATTAGCGACTGCCTGACGGTGAGAAAGAATAATATCTCCACATTCTCCTAGCTCAATTATATTAGCGATTAACTTCTTATACAATAAATCTTCCA
This window contains:
- a CDS encoding putative toxin-antitoxin system toxin component, PIN family, with protein sequence MKILSELIDVLSRQKFDRYLSRDIREDFLAGLSVEAEIIEINEKIEICRDSNDNKFLELAVNGNATHIITGDKDLLELHPFQGIPVLTPRQFLQFIAEIN
- a CDS encoding LlaJI family restriction endonuclease, coding for MFNFSNLIINKNNQDNFVGIRRYTLTGQFEFCLPLGFDDFPEDNFECIKNLFFSLYRTFRKFEKDNINNEKFKLNQSEYQKNQDETILGKNGVTLINEQEESCIIYSKIRMIEQVLNAYDPLAIQSILQKERRTDKVNYSCIDKYLHRAIYLDDDVIFIDKMDLPSPTLHYQSTDIVTFFCYILSEIIKELQEDVSENIKNNLKDIHFLGEQFKNNYLTDNQSIFSEETSAETIKILKTILEIIDENTYYKDNDYWEIYEAIELFLYGDIDPQSEDGEYWGVKGFSFVWEDMCNTYFFKKSFQDIVYADADICLKNYRNEVRKDLDVNRVGNYCLSNKDENNLIWIYTVKSSNNKDTWQDLLCIEYDLSLKILDNTNNLNTIKQGKLLRRFLRPDLVLKNLDRIKIYDYKYVDIEFYENNCHKNLCNTAKKYRIDLIKQMTYELALQSIPKMIVEDNAFLIPYYITNNNLLFEVGEIKITEGIKIYHTNFSIIQKSYIEENL
- a CDS encoding restriction endonuclease; translated protein: MKVGKRQVGKRQLYILQHQIITLMSIDNLIIPKELNIQKSETPENIIKTVFHPEYTYGDFMGKLVPLTRGDKVEYRYYEGHFLKALSRAYKNFLEAHNKHGEKLSDIKNVVLVIDEINRGNSSAIFGTVFQLLDRDKDGWSSYELNITEIEFLTLLELIGVKLSYDNKGNLEGYHLPPYTSEAVKNLESLQKKINFLQFNLVERIIKIPPNLSILATMNTSDNSIYFMDSAFKRRWDWEFIDWNDDCQMPKPKYGSANDDEYGYLTELEWKELVKGINQFIKDHHQSIRGIEDKQIGYFFIKERPISSELIRNKLMFFLWDSVFNRDKKPLIRLLDIDSEDLITFGDFTRQHNNFLKKIQLKYELNIKQDSRIRHSILTSK